From Virgibacillus natechei, the proteins below share one genomic window:
- a CDS encoding acetamidase/formamidase family protein has product MTIHHHNHPYMTIHDFESNSHVGWDNSLKPIAEVDSGQTITYEITEASGGQFTKNATKKDVETLDFSKINPVSGPVYVKGAEPGDTLEIEMLNFSQLDWGWTALIPGFGLLADEFKEPAIKSFDLTGKNKMEFLDGIDLFIKPFPGTMGVALPEPGNHSIVPPRKNGGNMDTRHLTRGTKLYLPVWVEGALFSIGDTHAVMGDGEVCGTAVEASMETTIRFKLHKGKSIAEPRYEIPGPPTPEADSRGYYVTTGHGKDLYKASQNAIRYMIEHLVDTYRMSEVEAYMLCSLSVDLRINEIVNQPNCLVSAFLPNSIFR; this is encoded by the coding sequence ATGACCATTCACCACCACAATCATCCTTATATGACTATTCACGATTTTGAATCGAACAGTCATGTAGGCTGGGATAATTCTTTGAAGCCTATTGCTGAAGTTGATTCAGGCCAGACCATTACGTATGAAATAACAGAAGCTTCCGGGGGACAATTTACTAAAAACGCTACAAAAAAAGATGTAGAAACCCTTGATTTCAGCAAAATCAATCCAGTCTCAGGACCTGTTTATGTTAAAGGAGCAGAACCTGGAGACACACTGGAAATAGAAATGTTGAATTTTTCCCAACTTGATTGGGGGTGGACAGCGCTTATCCCGGGGTTTGGGTTACTTGCCGATGAGTTTAAAGAACCTGCAATTAAGAGCTTTGACCTGACCGGTAAAAATAAAATGGAATTCCTTGATGGGATCGATCTTTTTATAAAACCTTTTCCGGGGACAATGGGCGTTGCTTTGCCTGAACCGGGCAATCACAGTATTGTTCCACCAAGAAAAAACGGTGGAAATATGGATACACGACACCTGACACGGGGAACCAAGCTTTATCTGCCAGTCTGGGTCGAAGGTGCTTTATTTTCGATTGGTGATACACATGCTGTCATGGGTGACGGTGAAGTATGCGGAACGGCTGTGGAAGCTTCCATGGAGACCACGATTCGCTTTAAGCTTCACAAAGGAAAATCCATTGCTGAACCAAGATATGAAATTCCGGGACCACCTACTCCTGAAGCAGACAGCAGGGGGTATTATGTTACCACAGGCCATGGAAAAGATCTATATAAAGCTTCCCAAAATGCGATCCGTTACATGATTGAGCACTTGGTGGATACGTATAGAATGAGTGAAGTGGAAGCGTATATGTTATGCAGCCTGTCAGTAGATTTGCGGATTAATGAGATTGTTAATCAGCCCAATTGTTTGGTATCGGCGTTTTTGCCTAATTCTATTTTTAGGTAG
- a CDS encoding MaoC/PaaZ C-terminal domain-containing protein: MKFDEFSVGDIFFTNEVVMTKEEIIGFARKYDPQHLHMDEEAAEKTPYGSLIASGFHTLAVVWAEFIKMDILGADSVGGLGAEKIRWRAPVRPGDQLTGEFSIVNTKELSDKSRGVLSIEIVIRNQRNQEVLTAKTEVFVAT; the protein is encoded by the coding sequence TTGAAATTTGATGAATTTTCTGTTGGTGACATATTTTTCACCAATGAAGTGGTAATGACAAAGGAAGAAATCATAGGATTTGCGAGAAAGTATGACCCTCAACACTTACATATGGACGAGGAGGCAGCAGAAAAAACTCCATATGGGTCGTTGATCGCTTCAGGATTTCATACTTTAGCGGTGGTATGGGCGGAATTTATAAAAATGGATATTCTTGGAGCAGACAGTGTTGGTGGTCTTGGTGCAGAGAAAATAAGATGGAGAGCCCCAGTTCGTCCTGGCGACCAACTTACTGGAGAATTTTCTATTGTGAATACAAAGGAACTTTCTGATAAAAGCCGGGGAGTATTATCGATTGAAATCGTTATACGAAATCAAAGAAATCAGGAAGTTCTCACAGCAAAAACAGAGGTGTTTGTGGCAACTTGA